Proteins from a single region of Platichthys flesus chromosome 16, fPlaFle2.1, whole genome shotgun sequence:
- the card11 gene encoding caspase recruitment domain-containing protein 11 isoform X3, protein MENGTCDDVEELWEKVECKRYELSRCISPAKLTPYLRQCKVLDEQDEDEILNSLLLVSKVNRTSRLLDILHTKGERGYVAFLESLEFYYPDQYKLVTGKEPTRRFSTIVVEEGHEGLTQFLMNEVMKLQQQSKVKTLQSAELSRKNCTLEDEQKKMRLANQELQAFQQRYNKLREERNTYSDELLRVKDENYQLAMRYATLSEEKNMAVMRSRDLQLEIDQLKHRLNKLEEECKMERRQSLKLKNDIENRPRKEQIFELERENEMLKIKLQDLQSIRQPGPESDKTLLDILEHDRQEALEDRQDLVNRLYNLHEEVRQAEELRDKYLQEKEDLELKCSTLKKDCEMYRNRMDTITIQLDEVEKERNQAFRARDEAQHQFSQSLIDKDKYRKQIRELEEKSDELQIEIVHKEAKLLTLESRLRRASKEIGLDQQTLPRDLRPTIASQGEGFKPIPGQSEWSSDDSPEERQISEEPRLRRRPNLKAVLRYRNDSILSTLPEPPETGSLYRREREKEHDFQPQSLMDSDSDNMEVDCGEESQRGPPSVHSSSSSYQSEGMDTYDLEQVNNIFRKLSLERPFRPSLSSFSRISSTLKPVQELSLQGDNLLKEIALVGGNQSGIFISTVQSGSPAEKAGLREGHHLLLLEGCIRGESQSVSLDTSTQEEAHWTLQRCSGPVRLHYRANFDSYRRLQRDLSDGSVASGDSFHIRLNLNISGQSESCTLSVRCDEVVHVLDTRPQGRCEWLCARVDPYSGSDQLERGTLPSNSRAQQLLLVKIQKLACRGGKDENESLRNSRISLQPEEASSLTDTKCSPRMSRASILLTQILQFVSRVDIKYKRMNSNERVRLVTSGSTTLPRPGSEALRPEDAADPDNELSRSLNLIPYSTVTLQRTQRRRPVLFCPNVLAKTIIQKILNMGGAMDFDICKPDTLSKEEFHLKQNVEPFIHYKEKHATFECITRENIEAVASKGKHCLLEAELSCVKDLLRREIYPIILYVKICEKNVKKLRKLPLRTSEDEFVRSCRATEKELESVPCLYASLEPEAWAGPDDLIRVVKDRILDEQKKTVWVEQDLL, encoded by the exons ATGGAGAACGGGACGTGTGATGACGTGGAGGAGCTGTGGGAGAAGGTGGAGTGCAAACGCTACGAGCTGAGTCGCTGCATCTCCCCAGCGAAGCTCACCCCCTACCTCCGCCAGTGCAAAGTCCTGGACGAGCAGGATGAGGACGAGATCCTCAACTCCCTGCTGCTGGTGTCCAAAGTAAACCGCACGA GCCGCCTGCTGGACATCCTCCACACAAAAGGGGAGCGCGGTTACGTAGCGTTTCTGGAGAGTCTGGAATTTTACTACCCTGACCAGTACAAGCTTGTCACTGGGAAGGAACCCACACGACGCTTCTCCACCATCGTAG TGGAGGAAGGTCACGAGGGCCTGACGCAGTTCCTGATGAACGAGgtgatgaagctgcagcagcagtccAAGGTCAAGACCCTGCAGAGCGCGGAGCTCAGCAGGAAGAACTGCACGCTGGAGGACGAGCAGAAGAAGATGCGTCTGGCCAATCAGGAGCTGCAGGCCTTTCAACaga GATACAATAAgttgagagaagagagaaacacCTACAGTGATGAGCTGCTGAGAGTGAAGGACGAGAACTACCAGCTGGCCATGAGGTACGCCACGCTGAGCGAGGAGAAGAACATGGCGGTGATGAGGAGCAGggacctgcagctggag ATCGATCAGCTGAAGCACAGACTGaacaagctggaggaggagtgcaagatggagaggaggcagagtctCAAGCTGAAGAACGACATCGAGAACCGGCCGAGGAAAGAGCAAATCTTTGAGCTGGAGCGAGAGAACGAGATGCTCAAGATCAAGCTACAGGACCTGCAGTCCATCagacag CCTGGTCCCGAATCAGACAAGACCCTCCTTGATATTTTGGAGCATGACAGACAGGAAGCACTAGAAGACAGACAGGATCTGGTGAACCGCCTGTACAACCTGCACGAAgaagtcagacaggcagaggaacTACGTGacaag tatctgcaggagaaggaggatctGGAGCTGAAGTGCTCCACGCTGAAGAAGGACTGTGAGATGTATCGTAACCGCATGGACACCATCACCATTCAGCTAGATGaagtggagaaggagaggaaccag GCGTTTCGAGCCAGAGACGAGGCCCAGCATCAGTTCTCCCAGAGTCTGATTGACAAGGACAAATATCGCAAGCAGATccgagagctggaggagaagagcgaTGAGCTCCAGATTGAGATTGTTCACAAAGAGGCCAAGCTGCTCACTCTGGAGTCACGCCTACGACGGGCGTCCAAGGAGATTGGTCTGGACCAG CAGACTCTGCCAAGGGACCTGCGTCCGACCATCGCCTCTCAGGGGGAGGGGTTCAAACCCATACCAGGCCAATCAGAATGGTCCAGTGATGACTCGCCAGAGGAGAGGCAAATCTCTGAGGAGCCTCGCCTCAGACGCAGACCCAACCTTAAAGCCGTG CTCCGTTACCGCAATGACAGCATCCTGTCCACGCTCCCTGAACCACCTGAGACGGGATCGCTGTAccgcagagagagggagaaggaacaCGACTTCCAGCCTCAAAG CCTCATGGACTCTGATAGTGACAACATGGAAGTTGACTGTG gCGAGGAATCGCAGCGTGGTCCTCCTTCCGTCCactcgtcttcttcctcctatCAGTCAGAGGGAATGGACACTTACGACCTGGAGCAGGTCAACAACATCTTCAGGAAACTCTCTTTGGAAAG GCCGTTCCGTCCGTCTCTGTCCTCCTTCTCGAGGATCAGCTCAACCCTGAAGCCGGTGCAGGAGTTGTCGTTGCAAGGCGACAATCTTTTAAAGGAAATCGCTCTGGTCGGTGGAAACCAGAGCGGGATTTTCATCTCGACCGTCCAATCGGGGTCCCCCGCCGAAAAGGCGGGGCTACGAGAGGGTCACCACCTCCTGTTG CTCGAGGGTTGCATACGTGGGGAGAGCCAAAGCGTTTCATTGGACACCAGCACCCAGGAAGAAGCCCATTGGACGCTGCAGCGCTGCTCTGGACCAGTTCGGCTGCACTATCGAGCCAACTTCGACT CTTACCGGCGTCTTCAGAGGGACCTTTCAGACGGCTCGGTGGCTTCTGGCGACTCTTTCCACATACGACTCAACCTGAACATCTCTGGCCAGTCGGAGAGCTGCACCCTGAGCGTGCGCTGTGACGAGGTGGTGCACGTCCTGGACACCAGGCCCCAGGGCCGCTGTGAGTGGCTGTGCGCCCGTGTCGACCCTTACAGCGGCTCCGACCAGCTGGAGCGTGGCACCTTACCAAGCAACTCGCG ggcccagcagctgctcctggtAAAGATCCAGAAGTTAGCGTGTCGAGGGGgtaaagatgaaaatgaaagcctCCGAAACAGTCGA ATCAGTTTACAGCCAGAAGAAGCCAGCTCCTTGACGGATACTAAATGCAGCCCCCGCATGTCGAGAGCCAGCATCCTCCTCACTCAGATACTACAG TTCGTCAGCAGGGTGGACATCAAGTACAAGCGAATGAACAGCAACGAGCGCGTGAGGCTCGTCACCTCAGGCAGCACAACACTACCCAGGCCCGGCTCAGAGGCACTCAGGCCAGAAG ATGCTGCTGACCCAGACAATGAGCTGAGCAGGAGTTTGAACCTGATTCCCTACAGCACCGTCACCCTCCAGAGGACCCAGAGGAGAAGACCAGTCCTGTTCTGCCCCAACGTTCTGGCCAAAACCATTATCCAGAAAATACTCAACATGGGGGGAGCCATGGACTTTGACATCTGCAAACCAG ACACCCTGTCCAAAGAGGAGTTTCATCTCAAACAGAACGTGGAGCCCTTCATTCACTACAAAGAGAAACATGCCACGTTTGAATGCATCACCCGAGAAAACATTGAGGCTGTTGCTTCCAAG GGCAAGCACTGCCTGCTGGAGGCCGAGCTGAGCTGCGTCAAGGATCTGCTGCGGAGAGAAATCTACCCGATCATCCTCTATGTCAAGATCTGTGAGAAAAACGTCAAGAAGTTACG GAAGCTGCCTCTGCGCACGTCGGAGGACGAGTTCGTCAGGTCGTGTCGGGCAacggagaaggagctggagagcgtgCCCTGCCTCTACGCCAGCCTGGAGCCCGAGGCCTGGGCCGGGCCGGACGACCTCATCAGGGTCGTCAAAGACAGGATTCTGGACGAGCAGAAGAAGACGGTGTGGGTGGAGCAGGACCTGCTGtag
- the card11 gene encoding caspase recruitment domain-containing protein 11 isoform X1 → MENGTCDDVEELWEKVECKRYELSRCISPAKLTPYLRQCKVLDEQDEDEILNSLLLVSKVNRTSRLLDILHTKGERGYVAFLESLEFYYPDQYKLVTGKEPTRRFSTIVVEEGHEGLTQFLMNEVMKLQQQSKVKTLQSAELSRKNCTLEDEQKKMRLANQELQAFQQRYNKLREERNTYSDELLRVKDENYQLAMRYATLSEEKNMAVMRSRDLQLEIDQLKHRLNKLEEECKMERRQSLKLKNDIENRPRKEQIFELERENEMLKIKLQDLQSIRQPGPESDKTLLDILEHDRQEALEDRQDLVNRLYNLHEEVRQAEELRDKYLQEKEDLELKCSTLKKDCEMYRNRMDTITIQLDEVEKERNQAFRARDEAQHQFSQSLIDKDKYRKQIRELEEKSDELQIEIVHKEAKLLTLESRLRRASKEIGLDQQTLPRDLRPTIASQGEGFKPIPGQSEWSSDDSPEERQISEEPRLRRRPNLKAVNRGKSPICVPKDRDSEGPQPAAQPVNGGDFLDIQTVNQRLSPSTSFPISPSYSHCSAPILFCSSLVEQNSGNRPNMLRYRNDSILSTLPEPPETGSLYRREREKEHDFQPQSLMDSDSDNMEVDCGEESQRGPPSVHSSSSSYQSEGMDTYDLEQVNNIFRKLSLERPFRPSLSSFSRISSTLKPVQELSLQGDNLLKEIALVGGNQSGIFISTVQSGSPAEKAGLREGHHLLLLEGCIRGESQSVSLDTSTQEEAHWTLQRCSGPVRLHYRANFDSYRRLQRDLSDGSVASGDSFHIRLNLNISGQSESCTLSVRCDEVVHVLDTRPQGRCEWLCARVDPYSGSDQLERGTLPSNSRAQQLLLVKIQKLACRGGKDENESLRNSRISLQPEEASSLTDTKCSPRMSRASILLTQILQFVSRVDIKYKRMNSNERVRLVTSGSTTLPRPGSEALRPEDAADPDNELSRSLNLIPYSTVTLQRTQRRRPVLFCPNVLAKTIIQKILNMGGAMDFDICKPDTLSKEEFHLKQNVEPFIHYKEKHATFECITRENIEAVASKGKHCLLEAELSCVKDLLRREIYPIILYVKICEKNVKKLRKLPLRTSEDEFVRSCRATEKELESVPCLYASLEPEAWAGPDDLIRVVKDRILDEQKKTVWVEQDLL, encoded by the exons ATGGAGAACGGGACGTGTGATGACGTGGAGGAGCTGTGGGAGAAGGTGGAGTGCAAACGCTACGAGCTGAGTCGCTGCATCTCCCCAGCGAAGCTCACCCCCTACCTCCGCCAGTGCAAAGTCCTGGACGAGCAGGATGAGGACGAGATCCTCAACTCCCTGCTGCTGGTGTCCAAAGTAAACCGCACGA GCCGCCTGCTGGACATCCTCCACACAAAAGGGGAGCGCGGTTACGTAGCGTTTCTGGAGAGTCTGGAATTTTACTACCCTGACCAGTACAAGCTTGTCACTGGGAAGGAACCCACACGACGCTTCTCCACCATCGTAG TGGAGGAAGGTCACGAGGGCCTGACGCAGTTCCTGATGAACGAGgtgatgaagctgcagcagcagtccAAGGTCAAGACCCTGCAGAGCGCGGAGCTCAGCAGGAAGAACTGCACGCTGGAGGACGAGCAGAAGAAGATGCGTCTGGCCAATCAGGAGCTGCAGGCCTTTCAACaga GATACAATAAgttgagagaagagagaaacacCTACAGTGATGAGCTGCTGAGAGTGAAGGACGAGAACTACCAGCTGGCCATGAGGTACGCCACGCTGAGCGAGGAGAAGAACATGGCGGTGATGAGGAGCAGggacctgcagctggag ATCGATCAGCTGAAGCACAGACTGaacaagctggaggaggagtgcaagatggagaggaggcagagtctCAAGCTGAAGAACGACATCGAGAACCGGCCGAGGAAAGAGCAAATCTTTGAGCTGGAGCGAGAGAACGAGATGCTCAAGATCAAGCTACAGGACCTGCAGTCCATCagacag CCTGGTCCCGAATCAGACAAGACCCTCCTTGATATTTTGGAGCATGACAGACAGGAAGCACTAGAAGACAGACAGGATCTGGTGAACCGCCTGTACAACCTGCACGAAgaagtcagacaggcagaggaacTACGTGacaag tatctgcaggagaaggaggatctGGAGCTGAAGTGCTCCACGCTGAAGAAGGACTGTGAGATGTATCGTAACCGCATGGACACCATCACCATTCAGCTAGATGaagtggagaaggagaggaaccag GCGTTTCGAGCCAGAGACGAGGCCCAGCATCAGTTCTCCCAGAGTCTGATTGACAAGGACAAATATCGCAAGCAGATccgagagctggaggagaagagcgaTGAGCTCCAGATTGAGATTGTTCACAAAGAGGCCAAGCTGCTCACTCTGGAGTCACGCCTACGACGGGCGTCCAAGGAGATTGGTCTGGACCAG CAGACTCTGCCAAGGGACCTGCGTCCGACCATCGCCTCTCAGGGGGAGGGGTTCAAACCCATACCAGGCCAATCAGAATGGTCCAGTGATGACTCGCCAGAGGAGAGGCAAATCTCTGAGGAGCCTCGCCTCAGACGCAGACCCAACCTTAAAGCCGTG aATAGAGGTAAATCCCCGATCTGTGTCCCCAAAGACAGAGACTCAGAGGGCCCCCAGCCTGCAG CCCAGCCAGTTAACGGAGGAGACTTTCTGGACATTCAGACGGTCAACCAgcgcctctctccctccaccagctTCCCCATTTCCCCCTCGTACTCTCACTGCTCAGCTCCTATACTGTTCTGCTCCAGTTTGGTGGAGCAGAACAGTGGCAACAGGCCAAATATG CTCCGTTACCGCAATGACAGCATCCTGTCCACGCTCCCTGAACCACCTGAGACGGGATCGCTGTAccgcagagagagggagaaggaacaCGACTTCCAGCCTCAAAG CCTCATGGACTCTGATAGTGACAACATGGAAGTTGACTGTG gCGAGGAATCGCAGCGTGGTCCTCCTTCCGTCCactcgtcttcttcctcctatCAGTCAGAGGGAATGGACACTTACGACCTGGAGCAGGTCAACAACATCTTCAGGAAACTCTCTTTGGAAAG GCCGTTCCGTCCGTCTCTGTCCTCCTTCTCGAGGATCAGCTCAACCCTGAAGCCGGTGCAGGAGTTGTCGTTGCAAGGCGACAATCTTTTAAAGGAAATCGCTCTGGTCGGTGGAAACCAGAGCGGGATTTTCATCTCGACCGTCCAATCGGGGTCCCCCGCCGAAAAGGCGGGGCTACGAGAGGGTCACCACCTCCTGTTG CTCGAGGGTTGCATACGTGGGGAGAGCCAAAGCGTTTCATTGGACACCAGCACCCAGGAAGAAGCCCATTGGACGCTGCAGCGCTGCTCTGGACCAGTTCGGCTGCACTATCGAGCCAACTTCGACT CTTACCGGCGTCTTCAGAGGGACCTTTCAGACGGCTCGGTGGCTTCTGGCGACTCTTTCCACATACGACTCAACCTGAACATCTCTGGCCAGTCGGAGAGCTGCACCCTGAGCGTGCGCTGTGACGAGGTGGTGCACGTCCTGGACACCAGGCCCCAGGGCCGCTGTGAGTGGCTGTGCGCCCGTGTCGACCCTTACAGCGGCTCCGACCAGCTGGAGCGTGGCACCTTACCAAGCAACTCGCG ggcccagcagctgctcctggtAAAGATCCAGAAGTTAGCGTGTCGAGGGGgtaaagatgaaaatgaaagcctCCGAAACAGTCGA ATCAGTTTACAGCCAGAAGAAGCCAGCTCCTTGACGGATACTAAATGCAGCCCCCGCATGTCGAGAGCCAGCATCCTCCTCACTCAGATACTACAG TTCGTCAGCAGGGTGGACATCAAGTACAAGCGAATGAACAGCAACGAGCGCGTGAGGCTCGTCACCTCAGGCAGCACAACACTACCCAGGCCCGGCTCAGAGGCACTCAGGCCAGAAG ATGCTGCTGACCCAGACAATGAGCTGAGCAGGAGTTTGAACCTGATTCCCTACAGCACCGTCACCCTCCAGAGGACCCAGAGGAGAAGACCAGTCCTGTTCTGCCCCAACGTTCTGGCCAAAACCATTATCCAGAAAATACTCAACATGGGGGGAGCCATGGACTTTGACATCTGCAAACCAG ACACCCTGTCCAAAGAGGAGTTTCATCTCAAACAGAACGTGGAGCCCTTCATTCACTACAAAGAGAAACATGCCACGTTTGAATGCATCACCCGAGAAAACATTGAGGCTGTTGCTTCCAAG GGCAAGCACTGCCTGCTGGAGGCCGAGCTGAGCTGCGTCAAGGATCTGCTGCGGAGAGAAATCTACCCGATCATCCTCTATGTCAAGATCTGTGAGAAAAACGTCAAGAAGTTACG GAAGCTGCCTCTGCGCACGTCGGAGGACGAGTTCGTCAGGTCGTGTCGGGCAacggagaaggagctggagagcgtgCCCTGCCTCTACGCCAGCCTGGAGCCCGAGGCCTGGGCCGGGCCGGACGACCTCATCAGGGTCGTCAAAGACAGGATTCTGGACGAGCAGAAGAAGACGGTGTGGGTGGAGCAGGACCTGCTGtag
- the card11 gene encoding caspase recruitment domain-containing protein 11 isoform X2, which yields MENGTCDDVEELWEKVECKRYELSRCISPAKLTPYLRQCKVLDEQDEDEILNSLLLVSKVNRTSRLLDILHTKGERGYVAFLESLEFYYPDQYKLVTGKEPTRRFSTIVVEEGHEGLTQFLMNEVMKLQQQSKVKTLQSAELSRKNCTLEDEQKKMRLANQELQAFQQRYNKLREERNTYSDELLRVKDENYQLAMRYATLSEEKNMAVMRSRDLQLEIDQLKHRLNKLEEECKMERRQSLKLKNDIENRPRKEQIFELERENEMLKIKLQDLQSIRQPGPESDKTLLDILEHDRQEALEDRQDLVNRLYNLHEEVRQAEELRDKYLQEKEDLELKCSTLKKDCEMYRNRMDTITIQLDEVEKERNQAFRARDEAQHQFSQSLIDKDKYRKQIRELEEKSDELQIEIVHKEAKLLTLESRLRRASKEIGLDQTLPRDLRPTIASQGEGFKPIPGQSEWSSDDSPEERQISEEPRLRRRPNLKAVNRGKSPICVPKDRDSEGPQPAAQPVNGGDFLDIQTVNQRLSPSTSFPISPSYSHCSAPILFCSSLVEQNSGNRPNMLRYRNDSILSTLPEPPETGSLYRREREKEHDFQPQSLMDSDSDNMEVDCGEESQRGPPSVHSSSSSYQSEGMDTYDLEQVNNIFRKLSLERPFRPSLSSFSRISSTLKPVQELSLQGDNLLKEIALVGGNQSGIFISTVQSGSPAEKAGLREGHHLLLLEGCIRGESQSVSLDTSTQEEAHWTLQRCSGPVRLHYRANFDSYRRLQRDLSDGSVASGDSFHIRLNLNISGQSESCTLSVRCDEVVHVLDTRPQGRCEWLCARVDPYSGSDQLERGTLPSNSRAQQLLLVKIQKLACRGGKDENESLRNSRISLQPEEASSLTDTKCSPRMSRASILLTQILQFVSRVDIKYKRMNSNERVRLVTSGSTTLPRPGSEALRPEDAADPDNELSRSLNLIPYSTVTLQRTQRRRPVLFCPNVLAKTIIQKILNMGGAMDFDICKPDTLSKEEFHLKQNVEPFIHYKEKHATFECITRENIEAVASKGKHCLLEAELSCVKDLLRREIYPIILYVKICEKNVKKLRKLPLRTSEDEFVRSCRATEKELESVPCLYASLEPEAWAGPDDLIRVVKDRILDEQKKTVWVEQDLL from the exons ATGGAGAACGGGACGTGTGATGACGTGGAGGAGCTGTGGGAGAAGGTGGAGTGCAAACGCTACGAGCTGAGTCGCTGCATCTCCCCAGCGAAGCTCACCCCCTACCTCCGCCAGTGCAAAGTCCTGGACGAGCAGGATGAGGACGAGATCCTCAACTCCCTGCTGCTGGTGTCCAAAGTAAACCGCACGA GCCGCCTGCTGGACATCCTCCACACAAAAGGGGAGCGCGGTTACGTAGCGTTTCTGGAGAGTCTGGAATTTTACTACCCTGACCAGTACAAGCTTGTCACTGGGAAGGAACCCACACGACGCTTCTCCACCATCGTAG TGGAGGAAGGTCACGAGGGCCTGACGCAGTTCCTGATGAACGAGgtgatgaagctgcagcagcagtccAAGGTCAAGACCCTGCAGAGCGCGGAGCTCAGCAGGAAGAACTGCACGCTGGAGGACGAGCAGAAGAAGATGCGTCTGGCCAATCAGGAGCTGCAGGCCTTTCAACaga GATACAATAAgttgagagaagagagaaacacCTACAGTGATGAGCTGCTGAGAGTGAAGGACGAGAACTACCAGCTGGCCATGAGGTACGCCACGCTGAGCGAGGAGAAGAACATGGCGGTGATGAGGAGCAGggacctgcagctggag ATCGATCAGCTGAAGCACAGACTGaacaagctggaggaggagtgcaagatggagaggaggcagagtctCAAGCTGAAGAACGACATCGAGAACCGGCCGAGGAAAGAGCAAATCTTTGAGCTGGAGCGAGAGAACGAGATGCTCAAGATCAAGCTACAGGACCTGCAGTCCATCagacag CCTGGTCCCGAATCAGACAAGACCCTCCTTGATATTTTGGAGCATGACAGACAGGAAGCACTAGAAGACAGACAGGATCTGGTGAACCGCCTGTACAACCTGCACGAAgaagtcagacaggcagaggaacTACGTGacaag tatctgcaggagaaggaggatctGGAGCTGAAGTGCTCCACGCTGAAGAAGGACTGTGAGATGTATCGTAACCGCATGGACACCATCACCATTCAGCTAGATGaagtggagaaggagaggaaccag GCGTTTCGAGCCAGAGACGAGGCCCAGCATCAGTTCTCCCAGAGTCTGATTGACAAGGACAAATATCGCAAGCAGATccgagagctggaggagaagagcgaTGAGCTCCAGATTGAGATTGTTCACAAAGAGGCCAAGCTGCTCACTCTGGAGTCACGCCTACGACGGGCGTCCAAGGAGATTGGTCTGGACCAG ACTCTGCCAAGGGACCTGCGTCCGACCATCGCCTCTCAGGGGGAGGGGTTCAAACCCATACCAGGCCAATCAGAATGGTCCAGTGATGACTCGCCAGAGGAGAGGCAAATCTCTGAGGAGCCTCGCCTCAGACGCAGACCCAACCTTAAAGCCGTG aATAGAGGTAAATCCCCGATCTGTGTCCCCAAAGACAGAGACTCAGAGGGCCCCCAGCCTGCAG CCCAGCCAGTTAACGGAGGAGACTTTCTGGACATTCAGACGGTCAACCAgcgcctctctccctccaccagctTCCCCATTTCCCCCTCGTACTCTCACTGCTCAGCTCCTATACTGTTCTGCTCCAGTTTGGTGGAGCAGAACAGTGGCAACAGGCCAAATATG CTCCGTTACCGCAATGACAGCATCCTGTCCACGCTCCCTGAACCACCTGAGACGGGATCGCTGTAccgcagagagagggagaaggaacaCGACTTCCAGCCTCAAAG CCTCATGGACTCTGATAGTGACAACATGGAAGTTGACTGTG gCGAGGAATCGCAGCGTGGTCCTCCTTCCGTCCactcgtcttcttcctcctatCAGTCAGAGGGAATGGACACTTACGACCTGGAGCAGGTCAACAACATCTTCAGGAAACTCTCTTTGGAAAG GCCGTTCCGTCCGTCTCTGTCCTCCTTCTCGAGGATCAGCTCAACCCTGAAGCCGGTGCAGGAGTTGTCGTTGCAAGGCGACAATCTTTTAAAGGAAATCGCTCTGGTCGGTGGAAACCAGAGCGGGATTTTCATCTCGACCGTCCAATCGGGGTCCCCCGCCGAAAAGGCGGGGCTACGAGAGGGTCACCACCTCCTGTTG CTCGAGGGTTGCATACGTGGGGAGAGCCAAAGCGTTTCATTGGACACCAGCACCCAGGAAGAAGCCCATTGGACGCTGCAGCGCTGCTCTGGACCAGTTCGGCTGCACTATCGAGCCAACTTCGACT CTTACCGGCGTCTTCAGAGGGACCTTTCAGACGGCTCGGTGGCTTCTGGCGACTCTTTCCACATACGACTCAACCTGAACATCTCTGGCCAGTCGGAGAGCTGCACCCTGAGCGTGCGCTGTGACGAGGTGGTGCACGTCCTGGACACCAGGCCCCAGGGCCGCTGTGAGTGGCTGTGCGCCCGTGTCGACCCTTACAGCGGCTCCGACCAGCTGGAGCGTGGCACCTTACCAAGCAACTCGCG ggcccagcagctgctcctggtAAAGATCCAGAAGTTAGCGTGTCGAGGGGgtaaagatgaaaatgaaagcctCCGAAACAGTCGA ATCAGTTTACAGCCAGAAGAAGCCAGCTCCTTGACGGATACTAAATGCAGCCCCCGCATGTCGAGAGCCAGCATCCTCCTCACTCAGATACTACAG TTCGTCAGCAGGGTGGACATCAAGTACAAGCGAATGAACAGCAACGAGCGCGTGAGGCTCGTCACCTCAGGCAGCACAACACTACCCAGGCCCGGCTCAGAGGCACTCAGGCCAGAAG ATGCTGCTGACCCAGACAATGAGCTGAGCAGGAGTTTGAACCTGATTCCCTACAGCACCGTCACCCTCCAGAGGACCCAGAGGAGAAGACCAGTCCTGTTCTGCCCCAACGTTCTGGCCAAAACCATTATCCAGAAAATACTCAACATGGGGGGAGCCATGGACTTTGACATCTGCAAACCAG ACACCCTGTCCAAAGAGGAGTTTCATCTCAAACAGAACGTGGAGCCCTTCATTCACTACAAAGAGAAACATGCCACGTTTGAATGCATCACCCGAGAAAACATTGAGGCTGTTGCTTCCAAG GGCAAGCACTGCCTGCTGGAGGCCGAGCTGAGCTGCGTCAAGGATCTGCTGCGGAGAGAAATCTACCCGATCATCCTCTATGTCAAGATCTGTGAGAAAAACGTCAAGAAGTTACG GAAGCTGCCTCTGCGCACGTCGGAGGACGAGTTCGTCAGGTCGTGTCGGGCAacggagaaggagctggagagcgtgCCCTGCCTCTACGCCAGCCTGGAGCCCGAGGCCTGGGCCGGGCCGGACGACCTCATCAGGGTCGTCAAAGACAGGATTCTGGACGAGCAGAAGAAGACGGTGTGGGTGGAGCAGGACCTGCTGtag